In Neovison vison isolate M4711 chromosome 14, ASM_NN_V1, whole genome shotgun sequence, the following proteins share a genomic window:
- the UBALD1 gene encoding UBA-like domain-containing protein 1, translating into MRPPASAHSRGSVRTHLPAPPGRPRRGTTSPSMPLRPRARRGSVSQSRTVNICISRSRLANGGRVRRRSAAPGGSGQRGGGAMSVNMDELKHQVMINQFVLTAGCAADQAKQLLQAAHWQFETALSAFFQETNIPYSHHHQMMCTPANTPATPPNFPDALTMFSRLKASESFHGGGSGSPMAATATSPPPHCPHAATGSFAAPSWPTAASPPGGPQHHQLQQPPLWTPAPPSPASDWPPLAPQQAASEPRAHPAMEAER; encoded by the exons ATGCGCCCGCCCGCTTCCGCACACAGCAGGGGCAGCGTCCGGACACACCTCCCTGCGCCCCCCGGCCGACCGCGGCGCGGGACTACATCTCCCAGCATGCCCCTGCGGCCCCGAGCCAGGCGAGGCTCGGTGAGTCAGAGCCgcacagtaaatatttgtattaGCCGGAGCCGGCTCGCTAATGGTGGACGCGTGAGGCGGAGGAGCGCGGCGCCGGGAGGCAGCGGGCAGCGCGGCGGCGGCGCCATGTCCGTGAACATGGACGAGCTCAAGCACCAGGTCATGATCAACCAGTTCGTGCTGACGGCGGGCTGCGCGGCCGACCAGGCGAAGCAGCTGCTGCAGGCGGCCCACTGGCAGTTCGAG ACGGCCCTCAGCGCCTTTTTCCAGGAGACCAACATCCCCTACAGCCACCACCACCAGATG ATGTGCACTCCTGCCAACACCCCCGCCACGCCCCCCAACTTCCCTGATGCCCTCACCATGTTCTCCCGTCTCAAGGCTTCCGAGAGCTTTCATGGGGGCGGCAGTGGCAGCCCGATGGCAGCCACGGCCACGTCCCCCCCGCCGCACTGCCCCCACGCCGCCACCGGCAGTTTCGCGGCACCGAGCTGGCCGACTGCGGCCTCGCCCCCAGGGGGGCCACAGCACCACCAGCTGCAGCAGCCGCCCCTGTGGACTCCGGCACCCCCCTCCCCGGCGTCAGACTGGCCACCCCTGGCCCCCCAACAGGCCGCCTCAGAACCGAGGGCCCACCCTGCCATGGAGGCGGAGAGATAA